The Prunus dulcis chromosome 5, ALMONDv2, whole genome shotgun sequence genomic sequence CCCTAACACGGAAAAGATAAACTTCTCATCCACATCAAGTCCAAGCATTTAGATCAGAAAGAACTCAAGCTCGGACATTAGCCATTACACATGAGCAATGGCACTAACAACCACTTCATTGAGCACCCTTCTAGCATGGTAACCAGTTTCAATGGATATAAGAATTGTCAGGAAGGTCAGGTGAAAATTACTGCTTACCAtgtcataaaagaaaaaggggatggaaaaaaaaaaaaaaaaaagaccttgCTAACTTATGTTGCTTGTTAGtataagaaaaacaatataaagTAAGATTATTTTctaagaaacaacaaaaactaaagGCAGCTCTCCCAGATTTGAGCACAACCAATACTCCCATCCTACAagccaaaattttcttctaGAACATCAACCCAATTATCCAAATACCTCCATGATCTAATTTTCACAGTAAAGTAACATAATTGGCTAAAACAACAGATGGGTTAAATTGAACCAATTCACTTCATTAACAGAATAATCCTCCACTGTGAAAAGCAGATATTTTCCAAGGAAACAAACAGagttgccaaaaaaaaataaacatgaaatTGCAAGTACCTTCATGATGCCAACAATGGTCCCTTTATAATATGGGAAGTTCCGACACCAGTGACCGCATTGTAAGTGTTAAAGAAAGACATAGCATGAGCCGCCACGAACATGAAAAGGCACATCACGGGCACCGGCGCCCGGGGAATAACGCCGGCGACGGCGGTCCACATGAGGAAGTAACCCGCGAAGCACTGGGCCGCCCCGGCCAAGAGGACCAACCAAAGCACACGCCACGTGGCGGAGCAAGAGTAGAGGAGGCCAGAGAGGACCCCCACAGTTGGCTCCAAAGTCCTTGAACACTGAAACGGTGTCGAGGGTCGACTGATCATAGCCCTGTGTGGCCTTCAGGTTCTGAGAGTAGATGGAGAAGATGTAGAGGGAGCCGCTGGTGCACTGTATCCATATGCTCGCCACCGTAGATACCCATTTGCTGTCGAAGAGCCTCAGTCTCAGTCCGTTTCTCTGTTGACTGccctccattttctttttctttttttttttctttttttgggtaaaattttctttttctttttcttttgggaaaAACCCCGATAAAATCTGCATCTTTGATTTTGGTGGCAAAGTCTGCATCTTTGATTACAACAACATGGTCGTTTGTTGCTTTCTGTGATGTGTGGGTTTTTAGTTTGCTCTTGTGCCCACGTGTTGTCTTAACTTTTTAATGATATGAAAGGTGGCACTTTTATGAAccaaaaacaaacccaaaaaaacacttatttgttataaaaaagtaaaatttatgTGAAAAAGTGAGTTCTGATCAAATAAATAAGAACTGATGACAACCATCTTTAGCAAATTACATTTCAACTCAAGTTTTGAGCAAAACTTCCACACATAAATGAACAATATGATACCCATGGTCTACCCTAGTCGAAAATGGTCAAAGATCTCATATTCGAATGACATCTTAGTTTTTTGCGTGTGAGAAACCTCCTCTTCTATTATTTAGAGCTATcaattatacaaaaaaaattgaacaatatGACAGAAAACTCTTCTTGAACACAAaccattttttatatatgtaaaagaaTTGTACACATACAACAGTTGTAACAGATCACAAATTCACAACAGAAGGCCAAGAGATCACAACCTCAAACCACAATAATATTTGCCTTATTGGCCTCTACACAACGTTGTCATATTTTGATTCACTGTCTTGGAGAATGCCGCAATCTTTTGAGCACAATCGAGCTGTAGAACCTCCTAGTTCGAAAGAACAAACCAAGAGCAATAAGAAACCCAAAGAAAGCAACAGATGCCATGATCAGAAAAGACAACATGAAGCAGTGAGTGCCAATGCAGGAGTCCTCTGCAGAAGCTTCTTTATCATATATGTACCCAATCACTCTTacagagaaaatataagaacCAATAGGACTGGCTATGGAAATTGTATTGAAAATAGTACCCATGTGTCTTATCCCAAAGATATCAGAAGTAATTGTGGGCATCAGTGACCACTGTGAGCCATAACAAATGCCAACTAGGATTGAACCCACATACAAATTTCCAGAAAAACCAGATGAAATTACAATGTGGCCAGCAGCCATGGTTGCTAGAGTAAAAGCCATCAACAATGGCCTTGCCCATCCTCTGGTATGCAGCAAATAATCTGAGACATACCCGGCTCCGAAACGGCCTAGAAAGTTCCATATACTCCATAGAGAAACAAAGGAATTGATCTCAACTGTTGTGTAACCAAGGGACTGGCCTATTTGGCTCATGTTGTTTATTGTGGCCAATCCAGACCCCATTCCACAAATCATGGCAAtaaacaacaaccaaaaatcaaCAGAACCCATAGCTCTCAGTAGATTCATATCTTCAAGATGATCTACCAGCATTTCAGGTTCATGTTCTACAGGTTCCTCTGATGCAGAGAACTTTGATGATGCCAATCTTGGTTCAGGGTTTTCTAGCAAAGGATCAAGTGTCTGTGGAAGCCTATTTGACTCAACTTTCTGGGCCTTGGTTGCAATTCCAAGGGGTGAGGTAATTAAGACCACAAGAAGTGCTATGAATGTAGCAATATTAGCCCATGATGTGAAACTGAAGATGTTTCTCAAAATGATTATGACCATGAGATAAGCAGCTATGAGCAGAGCAAAAGCAGAGAAAGCGTTCAAGTACTTCTTATCAGTATCAGCTCTATGAGCTTCATAGATTCTCACAAGAGGCATGAACAAGATGGAGACAGATGTAGGCAACAAAGCCAGCATAAGAAGGAATGTGCTGGGCTTGCCTTTGCAGAATGTGTCATAGACTTGGACTAGTATTGCTGAACTAAGACCAAGAAATCCCTGGCCATGAAAACATATGTGGTTTCATTAGGCCAGCTCCCAAAAGCGAAAGAAGTACAAACACTAACTATCATTTAAGTTCTGAATCTGAATTTAAGacattataatattatattaaataactttaatgatttattttaaacataaGGTTGTCATAGCAATTCTGAGAACCCCACTTTCTTGCTCATACATTATGCATTTTATGCGAATGCAGAAAATTTCTAGTAAACTCACAACTTTAAAGAGAAATATTATATTGCATACACGTGAGTGACTGTCAATTATTGATGCAGCTAACATATCTCCAGATTATGCCAATTGACTACATGTTTTACCATGTATGTGTTCTAAATTCTAATACAAGCTATGTGACATCTATAATTTCCTGCTATATTATTCTTCACATAATTTATGTGACATTTATTTGTGTGATGAACAATGTGATAAGTAACGGAAACCAAACGACGTCGTGAGGAAAACGAATGTGATCAGCGGTAGCATTTAGTCATCGTATCATATCTATCTAACCTTCATGATGCCCACGATGGTCCCACCGTACTCAGAGAAGTTGTGGACCCCGGTGACCACATTGGCGGTGTTGTAGAAAGTCTGAGCGTGGGCGGCCAAGAACATGAACAAGCACACAGCCGCGACCGGCGGCCTCTCGACCAATCCGGTCACAGCAGCCCACAAGAAGAAATACCCCAAGAAGCATTGGATAGCCCCCGCCGCGTGCACCACCCAGGGCCCACCGATGGGGCGACGATTGAGTGCGACGGCGGAGTATAAAATCCCCGATAGGATGCCGGCGTTGGCGCCTATGTCCTTGAAGACGGACACCGTGTCGAGCGTGGATTGGTCGTAGCCCTGGCTGGACTTGAGCGCCGACGAATAGATGCTGAAGGCGTAGGAAGAGCCGGCGGCGCTCTGGATCCATATGCTGGCCGCTGTGGCCGTCCACTTGCTGCTCAGCCTCTCCATCTCTGCCATGGCTTAGCTTAGCTCTCActtttttcaaaatgaaagctatcttttatttatttcgcTGTTACCATTTTATTGGCTATGTTGTCGATAATGATTGCAGTTAACATCAAATTTTCAAGATTACCACACACAATCCGTGACAGCTTTCCTTCAGACctaaccaaaacaaaaatatcccGTTATTTCTGTTCTGTTGCCACAAAAGCGCTTGTTGAAAAAGCAAGTTTTCTTCGCTTGGATTTTAAAAGACTATTTACGATGTGTTTGGATGGAGAAATTTCAAAGTACAAATGATTTCATAAATGacgaaatttaaaatgacggAAATTAGtgttctagaatttgtaaagttttttgtttggatGACGGATTTAAAACATGAAAGATAACTTTATTTGTAAagttatcttttttaaaaattcaatctCTCTTAGGATTTTAGAAATGATGACTTTTAGATAGAATTTAAAGTTGGGATTTATGACCTCcaaatttcatgtttttttccCACAcggaatttctaaatttctatgtttttttatcCAAACACGGAAATTGATTCATatcaatttagaaattctgagttttgtcaaaatcccaaatttattTCCCTCATCCAAATGCACTAGGGACAAAAAAGTTAGAAAATTTAAGCAAAATATAATAACTtataggattttatttataaattttttaccATCAAGATTTTTTACCGTGCTCTTTATTTTCAATGCGATTTTACTTAAAAAGCTAACGCATCCACACAATACACATTTCTTTTCATCTTCCCTGTCATGGACCAAGTAATCAGGCATCTTTTGATAGGTTTACATTTGCacgattcttttttttcatttgtctTTACCTCATCATATTGGGGGAATACTTATCTAATTGGGGataaatttttgtatgttcCGAATACGCACGTCatttaatttccaaaacatACAAAAGTTGACTATCTTAACGTGCACGAAATTTTATTTCACAAATGGGAAATCTGCCTCCATTTTTAGGTAACTTTATATATTATACCCAAAAATACAGATTCAATACATTATTAGACATACTGATGGTGATGACAGTGACTTCAAATAAGATTGAAGACTCAACAGACATTCCAAATACTGACGACATTGAAGACTCAACAGACATTCCAAATACTGACGACATTGAATCCGACTGTATAAAGAGCTAGAAACAATGCCATCTCCTCTTCATATTTGTcgggaattttttaaattcggGGATCCCCATATCCGATAACCATTTGATCCCGAAATCTCTCCCCATTAGGATCGGAGACCCAACGGGGGCCCGCCCCTgcggggatttttgccatccctaatcATGAGGTAGCTTTGCTGGGCTGTTACCTCTACGTGTCCATTCCTAATAAGCCCCACGTTTTGACTATTGGAAAGACTAAGACCCACCCACCGACAAAATCAACTCCAAATCCCATTCATGATTTTGGGATCATCTCGCGTTTATAATATGGTTTTCTGTTGTTAAAATTAATGGAGGACAAATCCAACCATGTTTATGGCTCATGATTTTGTactattcttttatttttttgttccaatATTTTGTACAATTCAAGTGTTCGAGATGTGCACTGTGAAGCTAGCACAATCACTGGATCATTGTGAGTTTCACACGCATCAATGAATAAATCATAGATATACTAATAACAGGGCGCGCTCAGAGTTCCGAAGTGGAATTGTCCAAAATGTTCAATGAAACTGTCATGTCCTGTGGCCCAGTATGGCCTTGGGCTGACTGTTCAAGTTCAAGCTTGCATACAATatcttgcttttgtttgacCGTCCGATGATTTCGGCGTGCCTCCCTCCAGTCCAGCCCAAAAGTCTTCATAATTTTGTCCAACTTGAGTTGCTTCATGTTATCATTATTCTTTCTTATGGCCCAAAAGTGAGAAACGACAGCTTAGAAATCCaaggtatttatttatttagtaaatTAGTACTGATTTACAGAAGTTGATTAGGTTAATTGGTAACGACAGTAAATTCATCTTCTTATATTCTCTACTTCTTTCTAGATTAGACTAATTTGAAGTAATTTAGAGAAACATTTGtactaaatatatatattgattttatttgtattttgccCTTTCAGTTAGAGAAAAGTCCAGATCATCGTGGCGCAAAAAGCTTAGGCGGGAACGTGCAGGCACATGGAAGCCAGACGCCCAAAGGTCCAACGCACATGCACAACTGGACAAAGATTAACTGGGGACATTAGGAGCTTCGACGGTTGACCTGCCTCACTTGACGACAAGGTCTCCAGCATCGTCCAGCACCAAACGCACCGTTTCGTGCCTTCACCCACATTAAAATAAGACAGAACAAGCAGAAGGAGGCAAAAGCGGGACGGCGTGAACAAGCCCTCCTTCCTACTTAACCAACGCATTGCATGGTGATTTATGACGCTACCCCTTTTAGGCTTTTACCATTATTCAAACTTGAACCACATTAAAcaagattaaattaatctaatcacTATTAAACAATTGGCAGGAAGGATTAAACAATTGGCGGGAGAGGATGTCAAAGCCACGCACTCTTGTGCCGTTGGGGGACCAAGTTGACATACAAGGCGAACATAACTGCTTCCCTCCTCCTTTGAAAGGAGATATTTCtcgtttttgtaaattataatttgacaTAAAAATACTAAAGCGTACAATTTATGCTACGTTTAATTGTAATTAGCAAGAAAATAGTTATTTCtggagaaggaaagaagcaaATATTTTCCAAAGATGAAAAAAGGCCAAACAACCTTTTCGTTGCATATTCTCTACGCTCCAGTTGAAGCGCCTGGGGTTGGAACAGTAGGCAGCGTTGGGGGTTCAGTACGACGTCGCAATCACGGGCCATGGcaacaaggaaagaaatgcatttttaaaaaaaaatggaaatataaaaaaatataagttaaaaaaaaaattagttttgaatttgatgtgtGGGTTAGCTGGGGAACAgacagaaagagagagagcctTGAAAACTAGTGTGTTAAATTCCCTTGACCCTCGCAATGCCAAACTTCCCTCTCTCTGTCTCAACCTTCATGGTGCTTAAACGACGTCGTCGTCTCACCGTGGATGGGCGGCGGCGACGACTCTCCCCAATGCCTCCTCCCCCCTTCGACCAACGACACTCAGCCGGCGTcgtcctcctcctcctccgccGCACGTGTCAGGCTCGTTCACACGCCGATCCTCTTGCTCGTCTGCTTCCACAAGGCGCTGCGAGCCGAGCTCGACGATCTCCGCCACGTGACCTTGGCCGCCTTGGAGAGTGCCTCACGTGACCGCCAAGGCCGCGACTTTGTTCTGCAGCTTCTGCGGCGGTTTGAGTTTCTCAAGCTCGCTTTTAAGTACCACTGCTCTGCAGAGGACGAGGTCAGCTCAAAGTTTTCCAATTGGctatcaattttcttttttagaaattaaaattaaaattagtttAATTCATTAACTAATTAAGCTAGTGTATCTCAGTAAATTGCTTGATTAATGTGATAAAAAGTATCTGATGCTGCAATGCATTATTAACTagaattttaaattgaatttttcatAATGTTGTTGgcagattttctttttagcGCTAGATGGACGAACAAAAAATGTAGCCAGTACATATTCACTAGAACATAGGAGCATGGACAGTCTCTTCGATTCAATTTTCAATCGCTTGGATGCTTTGTTAGATGAAGGTGAGAATATTTCCAAGCAATTTCAAGAACTCGTGCTCTGCATCGGGACGCTTCGGGCATTCGCTTGCCAGCATATGCTGAAAGAAGAACAACAGGTATAGCCAAAATGGTTatttaaccaaattcaaaatgtcattTGTAACCGTGTATTTCCAGTGATATTTTGATTGTATTGTCTTTGTATAGTTCTGTAGTTATATATCAACTGGTTGTGGTGCTTGCGTTGCGTTACATAAATTATGTGTATGGGATGCAGGTTTTCCCTCTGATCCTCCAGCAATTCTCTGCTGAAGAACAGGCCTCACTTGTGTGGCAGTTCATGTGTAGCGTTCCTTTAGTGCTGCTGGAGGATCTACTTCCGTGGACGATGTCCCTTCTTCCACCTGATGAACAAGAGGAAGTTATACATTGCATAAAAGAAATTGTACCTGATGAAAAATCACTCCAAGAGGTAGATTCTGACCCAAAGTTCTTACCTTAATGTGAATCAACTTTTTGATAGTTACTAGCTTAAATCTTTGTGAAGGTAGTACTTTCTTGGCTTGCTAGCAATGAACAAGTCGCATTTGGGGCCAACAATAAGGCTGGAGGAGCTCAACACACTGGTGAATCTGCAGATTTGAAAAAACTACTGAAGTCTCATTCGCCTAAGAGgttttttgaagaaaataggAGTAGCATTAAGGCAAATTGCATCCACTCTGAAGTTGGATACAATCCGGTTGATGGCCTTCATCTTTGGCATGCTGCCATTATGAAAGATTTGACAAAAATTCTGGAGGAGCTTTACCAATTAAGAAGCTCAAGCAGTTTTTTGAGTCTTGATTCAATAGTTGTCCAGCTAAAGTTCTTCGCTGATGTCCTTACTTTCTACAGGTAATTGATGTAATTGCTGTCTCCTTATGtgcttataatt encodes the following:
- the LOC117628772 gene encoding protein NUCLEAR FUSION DEFECTIVE 4-like gives rise to the protein MAEMERLSSKWTATAASIWIQSAAGSSYAFSIYSSALKSSQGYDQSTLDTVSVFKDIGANAGILSGILYSAVALNRRPIGGPWVVHAAGAIQCFLGYFFLWAAVTGLVERPPVAAVCLFMFLAAHAQTFYNTANVVTGVHNFSEYGGTIVGIMKGFLGLSSAILVQVYDTFCKGKPSTFLLMLALLPTSVSILFMPLVRIYEAHRADTDKKYLNAFSAFALLIAAYLMVIIILRNIFSFTSWANIATFIALLVVLITSPLGIATKAQKVESNRLPQTLDPLLENPEPRLASSKFSASEEPVEHEPEMLVDHLEDMNLLRAMGSVDFWLLFIAMICGMGSGLATINNMSQIGQSLGYTTVEINSFVSLWSIWNFLGRFGAGYVSDYLLHTRGWARPLLMAFTLATMAAGHIVISSGFSGNLYVGSILVGICYGSQWSLMPTITSDIFGIRHMGTIFNTISIASPIGSYIFSVRVIGYIYDKEASAEDSCIGTHCFMLSFLIMASVAFFGFLIALGLFFRTRRFYSSIVLKRLRHSPRQ